A genomic region of Caenorhabditis elegans chromosome V contains the following coding sequences:
- the srt-3 gene encoding Serpentine Receptor, class T (Predicted), producing MASLNMSLFYVFTHSFTLWPDAYDCPEGLDQSEEKWPILGSYLIVSGIVFLILYLPSFFVIIRFKSRTPAFQLMLILVVFDFTNLIINSLITGILALTGTSFCQYPRFFFIVGAIAVGAWFGDCLACVLLAIERCVEVNSNFLFAFIFGRRVFYFVTIILIVYAIYGMVFTVPVIFTPEFGSYFYDPMVGKDPKMYHNLSHAFNNSSVAVLTTLLYFYLCSYLIFKFGYSTSMWLYKSKRQIILQGVVLCFFHGVTGIIHAYMQYFYSPSWMIVLAQIVWQWSNGCLSIVYLTLNRTVRNAVIKMLIPKKIRLRHGWHIGADEHVALEKAVNNATSGVNAVACTVGIKFNNYFQN from the exons ATGGCATCGCTCAATATGTCGTTGTTCTACGTTTTTACTCATTCTTTCACTCTTTGGCCGGACGCATATGATTGTCCAGAAGGACTGGACCAGTCAGAAGAAAAATGGCCAATTTTGGGGTCGTATCTCATTGTATCCGGGATAGTGTTTCTa ATACTGTATCTTCCCTCATTTTTCGTGATAATTCGCTTCAAATCACGGACCCCAGCTTTCCAGCTTATGCTCATTCTtgtagtttttgatttcacaAACCTTATTATCAATTCTCTGATAACTGGAATACTTGCTCTAACTGGAACTTCATTCTGCCAGTATCCACGATTTTTCTTCATAGTTGGTGCTATTGCCGTAGGCGCTTGGTTTGGTGACTGCTTAGCATGTGTTCTACTCGCTATTGAAAGATGTGTTGAAGTgaattccaactttttgttTGCATTCATTTTCGGAAGACGCGTTTTCTATTTTGTCACCATTATTTTAATTGTGTATGCAATTTATGGTATGGTTTTTACGGTGCCAGTAATTTTTACGCCAGAGTTTGGAAGCTATTTTTATGATCCGATGGTCGGAAAGGAT cccAAAATGTATCATAATCTCTCCCATGCTTTTAACAATTCTTCAGTGGCAGTTTTAACCACACTTCTCTACTTTTACTTGTGTTCTTACTTGATATTCAAGTTTGGCTACTCAACTTCGATGTGGTTGTATAAGTCAAAAAGACAG ATAATATTACAAGGAGTCGTTCTCTGCTTCTTTCACGGTGTTACTGGAATAATTCACGCCTACATGCAATACTTCTATTCACCATCATGGATGATTGTTCTTGCACAAATAGTATGGCAATGGAGCAATGGATGTCTGAGTATTGTATACTTAACCCTCAATCGAACCGTTCGAAATGCAGTCATCAAAATGCTGATTCCAAAAAAGATCCGACTACGTCATGGATGGCACATTGGAGCAGATGAGCATGTGGCGCTGGAAAAAGCTGTCAATAATGCAACTTCCGGAGTAAATGCAGTTGCCTGTACTGTCGGCATCAAGTTTAACAattactttcaaaattga
- the srt-35 gene encoding Serpentine Receptor, class T (Predicted), translating to MNNIFKYGSIENIPMYNCSARTPAQWSYESGESHPIIGSLQIVYGVIVNLLYLPISKIMLEKENYKLSSFKIMFHLAVTDVLVIFINSILTGILAIQGAVYCTYPNLIYITGSIAMCLWCSSCFTSLILVINRLLILWKPSVEMQMFEGNKTPALLCCSVIYGSYFLFTTPHVYNSKHLAWFYDPMIFPGRAKEYDNIYHGVNNFSIVAITCALYIPFYKIVRGNLKISGSNSRFHNAKLQIYLQSVLICVASQAAAIIYVVMNFVQVPPIVVVSGHLLWELVHGAPVFIYISFNDMIRKRFLEIFGCKNVVTPQFVVSPPVVVQHDYTFMI from the exons ATGAATAATATCTTCAAATACGGTTCGATTGAAAATATCCCAATGTATAATTGCAg CGCAAGAACTCCTGCTCAATGGTCCTACGAAAGCGGCGAGTCTCACCCGATTATTGGCTCTTTACAAATAGTTTATGGTGTTATTGTTAAT ctgctCTACCTACCGatatcaaaaataatgttGGAAAAAGAGAATTATAAACTATCATCATTCAAGATAATGTTTCATTTGGCTGTCACCGATGTTCtagtaatttttataaactcaATCCTAACCGGAATTCTAGCAATCCAAGGTGCCGTTTACTGTACTTACCCTAACTTAATTTATATAACTGGATCAATTGCAATGTGCCTTTGGTGTTCTTCTTGTTTCACATCTCTTATTCTAGTGATTAATCGACTTTTAATCTTATGGAAACCTTCAGTTGAAATGCAGATGTTTGAAGGCAATAAGACACCAGCCTTATTGTGTTGTTCTGTAATTTACGGAAGTTATTTCCTGTTCACAACACCACATGTCTACAATTCGAAACATCTTGCGTGGTTCTACGATCCGATGATTTTTCCTGGTAGAGCCAAGGAATACGATAATATTTATCATGGCGTTAATAACTTTTCTATCGTTGCTATCACATGTGCACTCTATATtccattttacaaaattgttcgaggaaatctgaaaatctcagGCAGTAACTCAAGGTTTCATAACGCT aaactacaAATCTATCTGCAATCAGTATTAATATGTGTCGCGAGTCAAGCAGCTGCGATCATCTACGTGGTCATGAATTTCGTCCAAGTTCCTCCGATTGTCGTCGTCTCTGGTCATCTACTCTGGGAATTGGTACATGGAGCTCCAGTGTTCATATACATTTCATTCAATGATATGATCCGAAAACGATTTCTGGAGATATTCGGTTGCAAAAATGTGGTGACACCGCAATTTGTTGTAAGCCCTCCTGTTGTTGTTCAACATGATTATACTTTTATGATTTGA